The Anaerolineales bacterium region CCACTTCTTTTTTCGTGCGATTTTTGCGTTCCGCCTTTTCCACGTACATCGGATAGATGTTTGCGAATTTGTATCCAAAAACCCGTTCGTTGGATTTGTTGTTCATCGGTGAAAACTCCTCGCTAGAAAATTGCTCGGAAATGCCGCAGAATGCCACGCGTCAAGCGCGCGCTGTGTTAGGCACGGTTTGATTAAGAATTCTACTATGCGTCACGAGAGAACATTCCCTTTGGAACATTGGGTATTTCTTCCGGCCGTAGAAATTCGTTTAATGCAGTAAGGTATTGTCGTAAATCGTCAAACGCTTCATCCATGATTGGTTTCATTTCTTTCCAATACTTGTCTTCTTCATGATTGCTATCCTCTACTGCTTTCCTGTATTCAACTTTATCTGCCATTGTCGAAGGATTCATCTCATGTATAAGGGTTGTTTTTATCCTTCCGAAATATTTTTTCATTACTTTTCTGGCCTTAATGGCTTGGAGTAGAAACTTTTCTGATGTGATGCGAACCTTTGCTTTGTCGTCAAAGTAGACAACAATCCTTTGGTAACTTTTTAACAACTCTATGACATTTTTGTGAAACGATTCTTGGAAAATAACCAGCGGTTTTCCGTCTTCAACAATAATGTCTCCAAAACTAACAGCCAGTTTTTCGTAATAGAACTCAACAGCAAGGTCATAAAACTTCAAAAGATAATTTCGTTGTTCTCGTAGATACTCATCTCTTGTACTTTTGATTTCTTGAATTGCAGAACGAACGCCTTCATCAAGTCCTGAAATATCACGTGTGTCTTCTTTCGTTGCTTGATTTTCACCCTTTTTTCTGAAATACGAAGGCAAATATGAACGTAAAAATAAGCCCAAAATCACCAGGATGGCGGTATTGAGAATTTGAAGAACAACTGTCCAATCCCAATTCATAAATTTTCTCTCAATCACAAAGATTTGAAAAAAACAGGTGTCCAACGGCAAGCGTTAGCCGCAAGTGGGCGGGCGTGGACTCTGCTTGGGAGCAGAAAAAACTCGACGCAAGGAAAATGCTTGAAAAACACGCAACTCTCACTTGTCGGCTGCATGTAGTATTGACTGGTATTTTTTGATCTGTCAAAATAAATCAAGGATCGATTTTACTAACGGCAACACTATCGTGACGAGCAACGACAGAATGGTTATGAAATCAAAAGGATAGTCCGATTCTTTTTCAACTTTTTCTCGCCAATTCAGCAGGTCGTTAATTGTTGCCGCTTTCTTTCTTAATTGCGTTTTTTCCCACTCGCGATAATTTTTTCGCGCCAACAGCATGATCTTATTTACTCGGATGTCCTTTGCCTTTTTCATGATATTGTGCAATAAAACCTGTACTGTAATAAAAAAGGCGATGACCATTGTAGCCAGTGGGTATAGCCAAAAGCGCAATATGGGTATGAGAAGCAAATATGGGCCAATTGACAGCCAGCCTGCAATTACTGCGCCAATATAAAGAACGATGCCAGCAATGAAAATCCTTAAGAAGCCTGAATTTAGTTCTTCAAACTCATTTTTCTTTGTCTCAAGCGGTTCAAAATCTAACTCCAATGTTTTCAATTTGAATAGGAAAAGTATGATGCCGCCATATGCCCACCCTAAATTTCCAAGCATGCCAAACAGAAAACCAAACAGAAGTGCCAAGGCTATACTGTAAAAACTCCAATACAATCCCCATATTGAGATATTAGTAATTGTGGCAAGAAGAATGAGCGAGAAAGTTACAACCAATGACCACCGATTTAATCCAAATGCTAAGTTCTCATATTTTGAAAACAGTTTGCGCTGATTGGAATCTGTTAAAGCATCAACAACTTTTTTCAATGTTAAGAAAGTTCTGTATACATACCGTGCGAGCCATGGGGTAGCGAGACAAAGAATTGAGAATGCAGAAATACTCCGCAAAGGTGGGATTGAGAATCCGCTTACCCTATACTGCGCGAATAAAGCCAAGACCACTACGAGCAACATCAAAAGAAATGATTGTGTCGGAAAGTGGTAAAGTGGTGATTTTGCGGCTAGATTTTTCATCTTTTAATAGCGTTTCTCCAATTAAGGACAGCCAGCTACGTCTTAACCTACCTACGGGCTGTATAATTACTTATGTACCGCATTATACGATTTTCCCCCTCACACGACAACCAAACAAGGATATCCCTCCCTCCCATGCGCCTCAAAGCAGACCTCACGCTCCTCCTCGTATCCATCCTTTGGGGATCGGCGTTCGTAGCGCAGCGCGTCGCGGGGCAGATGGGCGGCGTGTATTACTTCAACGGGTTGAGGTATCTGCTCGCCGCGTTGGTGGTTCTGCCGTTTGTAGGTCAAATTGCCAATTTGACCAACGCGCCGAAGCCGCAATTCAAATGGATGTTCCTCGCGGGCTTTCTGCTGTTCGTCGCCAGCGCGTTGCAACAGGCGGGGATGCAATACACCAGCGCAGGCAACGCGGGCTTTATCACCAGCCTCTACGTGGTCTTGATTCCCATCGTCCTGTTTTTGTTTTGGCGTGAGCGGCAACACTGGACGTCCATCGTCGCGGTGGCGCTGGCTGGGGCGGGGGCGTTCTTGCTGTCTACGGGCGGGCAATTTGAGGTCCGCGCGGGAGACGCGCTCGAGTTGGGCGGCGCGTTCTTCTGGGCGATCCACGTTATCGTGTTGGGAAAGTTCGCGTCCAAATTCGAGCCGATCGGATTCTCGGTGGGACAACTCGCCGTCTGCGGGATTCTGAATCTGCTCGTCGGCTTTTTCGCGGAAGACGGAATCACGCTTCACGCGCCGATTTTATTTGCCATCGCCTACACAGCCTTTCTCTCGCTTGGACTTTCGTACACGCTTCAAGTCTGGGCGCAGAAGCACACCCCTCCCGCCGACGCGGCGTTGATTCTGAGTCTTGAATCCGTTTTCGCGGTGTTGGCTGGCTGGCTCATGCTCGATGAACGCCTCAACGTGATTCAGCTTTTCGGCTGTGTGATGATTTTCGTTGCAGTTGTGCTGTCGCAAGCCCGTCAATGGAGCCTTCAGGGTACAATTGACCGCGATCACTTGATCGAGGGACGTTGATTCAAGACTCGCCACAGAGATCGCAGAGAAAAAAGAGTTTTTCTCAAAGTTCTCTGTGAACTCTGTGGCTAAACCACACGACTCGCTCGCGCCTAAAAAAATATGACAGCCAAAGTAATCCTCAACCCTTACTCGAATCGCTGGAACTCACAGAAACGCTGGGCAGAAGCCGAAGCCGCGCTCAAAGCCGCAGGCGTGGATTTTGAGTTAGTCGTCTCGGAACGCAAGGGACACATCATCGAACTCGCCGCGCAAGCCGCGCGTGAAAAATTCTCGCCGATCATCGTCGCAGGCGGGGATGGCTCGGTGGGCGACGCCGCGAATGGACTGATGCAGGCGCTCGCGCTGAGCGGAGACGAAGCGACGAGAAATGAAGCGATTGGTCCACTGGGAATCATGCCGACGGGTTCCGCAAACGACATCGTCTACGCGCTCGGTCTGCCGACGAATCTAAACGAAGCCGCCCGCGTCATTGCGAACGGGAAGACGCGTGCGATGGACCTCGGCAAGTTCAATGGGAAATATTTTGTCAATAACTCGGGCGCGGGGCTGGAGCCGTACGTCACGATCAAGCACGAAAAAATTAAATGGATCAAGGGCATTGCGCGCTATCTCGTCGCGGCAGCGCTAGCCATCATGGACAAACCCGAATGGGCGGGAAGAATCAAATGGGACGACGACGAATACGTTGGAAAATTTTCATTCATCTCGATCGGCAACGGACGCCGCACAGGCGGATTCTTCATGACGCCTCATGCGAATCTTTTCGACGGGAAATTGACTCTCGCCTTCGGCTACCGCGCCACCCGCCTCGGACTCTTCCAAGCCCTGCCGCGCGCTTTCAATGAAGACAAAGGCAGTTATGTCGAGTTGGGTGGAATGCGCGAAGTGAACACAACCAAAATTTCCATCCACCTTGAATCGCCCTCTCCCGCCCACACCGATGGCGAGTTGCTCCCCGAGTGGATTCAAGATTTTGAGTATGAGATTCTGCCGAAGAAATTAAATGTTTTGGTGGCTTGATGAACCTCGGTGGTCGAGTAGCCCCGAAGGGGCGTATCGAGACCACAGGTAAGCAAAGCAGTATTTGTTACAAGAATTTTTTTGAACATTGCTGGTCTCGGTTTCGACGAGCTCAACCCAGCGGATACATCCCGCGACGTGCATCGTGGGACTACTCGACCAGCGTACAAAAATCACATGACTGAACTCTCCTTCCACCCTCTCACCCGTAACCTCTGGAACGACTTCGAAGAACTTTTCGGCTCTCACGGCGCGTGCGACGGTTGCTGGTGTATGCACTGGAAACTGCGCGGCAAAGCATACGACGAAGCCAAAGGTTACGAGACTCGCCAATTGCACAAAGAGATCGTTGATTCTAAAACTGTCACAGGCTTGCTCGCTTATCTGCATGGCGACGTGGTGGGGTGGGTGGCTGTCGAGCCGCGCACCGCTTATGAGCGGCTGGCTCACTCACGCGTCCTAAAACCCGTTGACGAGCAGGAAGTTTGGTCTGTCCCGTGTTTCTTCGTCGCAAAGAAATTTCGCAGGCAGGGAATCAACGTCGAGCTGTTGAAAGCCGCCGTAGAGTACGTCCGATCGAAGGGTGGACGAATCGTGGAAGGTTATCCGATAGACAGCGGCAAACAAATCCCCGCGCCATTTGCCTTCACGGGTACAGCCTCCGCGTTTGTCAAAGCGGGCTTCAAAGAAGTTGCGCGCAACTCGCCCACGCGTCCCATTTTTCGGTTTGAGATTGAGTGATTTTTTAACCGCTAAGAACGCGAAGGTCGCCAAGATTTAATTTTTTTTCTTCGCGTTCTTAGCGAGCTTCGCGGTTCAATGGTTTTTTGACGATAGATTATGTCCTTCCAAGATATTCGCAAGATTCGCAGGGGGCTGAGCCCTGAGGAGATTCGTCTTCTCGGATTGATTCTGTTTGGGATCATCCTTTTGCTTGCGCTCAATATCTTTCTCGCTCGCATTCTCCCTGGCGGCGAATGGTTGTACTTGCGCTGGAACGGCGCGCGCGCGTATCTCTTTGAAAGCGTGGAGCCGTATAGCACAACGATTGCGGAACGCGTCCAGCATTTGGTTTATGGTCGCAACGCGTTCTCCAGCGAATACGGCTACGTGTTGAACGATCCGTTTTACATTGTTTTGCTGTACACGCCGCTCGCGCTCTTCTCCGATTTCTCCCTCGCTCGCGGACTTTGGATGTTCCTTTCCGAAGCCGCGCTGATCGCGTCATTGATCGTTTCGATTCGACTCTCCGAGTGGGAGCCTCCGCGCTGGCTTTACATCTCGCTCATCGTTTTTTCTCTTTTCGGCTTTTACAGTGTTCAATCCCTAGCCTCTGCCTCTCCAACGATTTTCCTCCTCTTCATCTATCTCTCCATCCTCCTCGCGCTCCGTTCCTTCAACGATGAACTCGCAGGCGCGTTGATGTTCCTCGTCGCCTATCAATGGGATGTGAGCGCGCTGTTTTTCCTCTTCGTCATCGTTGCTGTCATTGCTAACAAACGCTGGCAAGTGTTCACTGGGTTCGGGATGACGCTGGTTGTGTTGGTCGTTGTGTCGTTTATCGTCAATCTCGGCTGGGGACTCCCATATATCCGCGCGGTGTTATCCGATTGGTATCGCGGTGTGCATTTGAATCTCAACTCGCATATTTCTTTTTGGTTTCCCAA contains the following coding sequences:
- a CDS encoding DMT family transporter, with the protein product MRLKADLTLLLVSILWGSAFVAQRVAGQMGGVYYFNGLRYLLAALVVLPFVGQIANLTNAPKPQFKWMFLAGFLLFVASALQQAGMQYTSAGNAGFITSLYVVLIPIVLFLFWRERQHWTSIVAVALAGAGAFLLSTGGQFEVRAGDALELGGAFFWAIHVIVLGKFASKFEPIGFSVGQLAVCGILNLLVGFFAEDGITLHAPILFAIAYTAFLSLGLSYTLQVWAQKHTPPADAALILSLESVFAVLAGWLMLDERLNVIQLFGCVMIFVAVVLSQARQWSLQGTIDRDHLIEGR
- a CDS encoding diacylglycerol kinase family lipid kinase, whose translation is MTAKVILNPYSNRWNSQKRWAEAEAALKAAGVDFELVVSERKGHIIELAAQAAREKFSPIIVAGGDGSVGDAANGLMQALALSGDEATRNEAIGPLGIMPTGSANDIVYALGLPTNLNEAARVIANGKTRAMDLGKFNGKYFVNNSGAGLEPYVTIKHEKIKWIKGIARYLVAAALAIMDKPEWAGRIKWDDDEYVGKFSFISIGNGRRTGGFFMTPHANLFDGKLTLAFGYRATRLGLFQALPRAFNEDKGSYVELGGMREVNTTKISIHLESPSPAHTDGELLPEWIQDFEYEILPKKLNVLVA
- a CDS encoding GNAT family N-acetyltransferase; this translates as MTELSFHPLTRNLWNDFEELFGSHGACDGCWCMHWKLRGKAYDEAKGYETRQLHKEIVDSKTVTGLLAYLHGDVVGWVAVEPRTAYERLAHSRVLKPVDEQEVWSVPCFFVAKKFRRQGINVELLKAAVEYVRSKGGRIVEGYPIDSGKQIPAPFAFTGTASAFVKAGFKEVARNSPTRPIFRFEIE
- a CDS encoding glycosyltransferase 87 family protein, which produces MSFQDIRKIRRGLSPEEIRLLGLILFGIILLLALNIFLARILPGGEWLYLRWNGARAYLFESVEPYSTTIAERVQHLVYGRNAFSSEYGYVLNDPFYIVLLYTPLALFSDFSLARGLWMFLSEAALIASLIVSIRLSEWEPPRWLYISLIVFSLFGFYSVQSLASASPTIFLLFIYLSILLALRSFNDELAGALMFLVAYQWDVSALFFLFVIVAVIANKRWQVFTGFGMTLVVLVVVSFIVNLGWGLPYIRAVLSDWYRGVHLNLNSHISFWFPNSQFPIASVVAAILCVIVFLEWLGALRSNFRRVVWVAALSLAINPLLGFAIFESNYVVLLLPLVLALALVWERWHNRRMFATISILSIAFAVPFVLSIFNVTTNARVYSDALTVLPPVAAIVALYWMRWQVVRASRPWLEQVGIRP